AGTCAAAACCATCACCACGTCACCGACAACGAAGACAAAGAGCATCATGATACCGTCGGTTACGCCGGTCACAAACATAGACACGTCGTCGACCACAAAGATGAGGACCACCATGGCACCATCGTTcatgccggtcacaagcatcaccatgtcacCGACCACGAaaacgaacaccaccatgacactgcTGTTCACGCccatcacaagcatcaccatgtcgttgaccacgaagacgaaaaccaccaggacaccgccgctggcgccggtcacaagcatcaccacgtcgccgaccacgaaaacACATGACACCGCCGTTCACGCTCGTCACAAGCATAACCATGTCGTCGACGACGAAGCTGaataccaccatgacaccgtTGGTCACGCCGGTCACACGCATCATCACGTCGCCGACCACAAAGACGAACATCACCAAGCcgccaccaccatggattatcacTTCTCACTTCTCACTAGGCATGTAAGTGGTCACGGGCTGTCCACGGCGCCACCAGCCCAGTTAATTCCCGTAAGTTAAGGCCCACGGTCAAAGGAAAATTAATGATGGGCAGTGGCGGCGCGTCCGCTACCGCCGCCATGCCGCTTCGATTCTAGCGATTCATCGAGGCTTCACCGCTTCAAGGCATTGGCGATGGGCGTCATGGCTGGCGAAAGTCCGCCCCCTTTGCTCACCCCCTCTGCATCGAAGCTCCATGGAGTCGGCGAGTTCTCCGTCCGTCAGCTGCCCCTCCCTCCGATCCCCTTCCCCGGCCAAGCCGCCGAGCCCCCTCCTTCCGCTCCTCTTCCTCGGCCAAGCCACCGCCCCTCAAGCAGAAGAGTCCCGGCTAGATCCATGGGGAGCAACCCGCGGCCGGCAATGTCTTTGGGAAGCCGGAGATATTCGGCAAAATCTATGGGGAGCTGAGCGGTACGGAGATCTAGCGGAAGATGAGCTCCTGTCTACTACTGTGTGATGACGTTGGCGGGTGTTGGTGGGCACAGTGGACGACGCTTAATTTGAAGGAATTAAACGAACAACTAGCGGCCACCCGCACACCTCAAGCGAACAGAGGTGGTGAGGTAGCCGGCACCTGCGAGCAAGCCCAAATACAGGCTGACTTCTCACACACCATCATCAGGTCGCTGTCCATGAACATGGCAAGCAAGAAGTTGAGCAAGAGTGCTCCAAACTATActcacacatacatacacattccAATATATTAACGAGTTATTTATTCGTGTATGTACACCGAAACAAAAACCTGTCAGCATGAAAGTCATGCGGAATGGTGAGCTGAACCTACTCCTTAAAGTAAATTTCAAACGGTTGAGCGTGTGCGACGAATTTAGCAAAATTCGCTCTCAACTTCATACACGAAATTGATGATTTACGACCGACAAAACTCGAAACCGATTATGGAAATTGATTCGCCTTATTGACACGCATCTTTTTCATATATAACTTATTTCGATTCGAACTatgtttgtgttgatttgaaGAGAGGAACGCGAGTGGATCCAAGCTTGGACCGATGCCAGCCAAGACGCACACAAACTACCAAACGCGCCCTGCGAGATTTGGAGAAATCAGCAGATTTATGCACTCCTCAAGAAAGTATGTCGCTGAGCCATCGAATCTTCTTCAGCAATCGCCCACCTAGAGCAATGTCGATGACATTTCGAGTACCATAGTCAGCAGACTCTGCACCAAACAACACACAGAAGAATTGCGAAGTTCCAGGACACAGGATGCGAGAAGGGACTTCTCCTCGACCGGATCTAACACCACTTATTCAGAACAAAGCTCGCTAATCCCTACCTCCAACTCACGGCACTCGTCACTATCACTAGCTGGGGAGAAGCACCATCCAGTTCCTAGTGGATCTAAGGGCACTTTGGGCGGCCGCTCTTGGGGGATTTCATGTCCCTGTAGCAGGGGCACTCGTCCTTGCTGGCGAACGGCCCCGACGGCACGCAGCCGGCGCACCTGCCGCAGCACATCTTGCACAGGCCCATGCACCGCCCGGCCACCTTCTGCGAGCACCGCTTCTTGCACTTGCCGTCGCACACGCTGTCAGGAACAGCCGCGGCACCATCTGCAGTAAATCCGCCCGAAGACAGAGCAAGAAATCACAAGAGCTGTTCATCAGCTAGCTAGAAGATTGTAGTGTGAAAGAACAGAGCATGAGTGCCTGGGTAATGGGTCTGCTTAAGTTACCTGCAGCCACGGTGAGATCCTGGTACGAGGCAACGAGGAAGAGGGCCAGGAGAGCTACGGTGACAGGAAGAAGCTTCATCGTATCCCCTTGTTGATGCTTGGCACAGCTCACTTAGCTGAGGCGAAAATGCAACACCACTGCGCACACCGATTGAGTGAAGTGGGCAGAGTGTTTGGAAAGAGTAGGCTGTGTGATCAAGTATTTAACCACTAGGGGAAAGTTCTAATAGCTGGCTTGCGGTTTCAGTGCGGCTGCCAGCTGCCTCCGAGCCTTTttattttgtgtgtgtgtgtgtggagagTGTGGACGGCCATGAATGCCAATCATACTTGGAGGCATGCGCCTGTGTCCTTCGGAGGAAAGACGGGTGAATTTGTCACTTACCACACGCCATCACATCTATCTTCCTTTTCTTGAACTCGTGCTACAAATTGGAGTACTTTTGGATTTTATTTTAGAGATTGATAGATAACTTTTTTAGAGAATGATAGGTGGTTAAAGGACTAAAGAAATCtttgagcatctccaccggcgttcCTCGGCAACAGTGCCAGACAAGCGCTTTGGGGGCGTCCGGCAGAAACGGCGGCCACTTTGGGAGGGGCTGTCCATACTGGGCGCCCCATAAATAAAGTTTGcaaaaaaactaaaaacaaaatttAAATGAAACGGGCAAATTTCATTCAAATATTTAGGATTTTTACTATGACTTGAATGAAACTTAACGGAACTAAACATAAATCTATTGATGTTACCATGAATACAACAACGGACGTCCCAATTAATCCTGCTTGAGATGGAGTCACCAAGCCGCCATCTGAATCGTAGTCGAGGGCCGAGAAGAGAGACTTGTTGTCACCGTCATTACCAGGCTCACCTCCTATATCTAGACcgatggcgacatttgttgtagaTGGGAGTAACGAACGCGGCAACGATGTCAGCTTTGATGGAGGTGTCGTCACTTTCCATCGCTACATGTGTGGTGGCAAAGTCAGCAATGTCATCGATCAGGCCTAGCACGACGACGGACTCCTTGGGGTTATAAGCCCCAACGCTTTTGGCAGCACCAGTCCACCTGGCGAAGACGTGGATGCATTCAATCGGGACGTGTGTGACTAGTGTCGGGGTCGGATTAGTTA
This region of Lolium perenne isolate Kyuss_39 chromosome 2, Kyuss_2.0, whole genome shotgun sequence genomic DNA includes:
- the LOC127332817 gene encoding uncharacterized protein, encoding MKLLPVTVALLALFLVASYQDLTVAADGAAAVPDSVCDGKCKKRCSQKVAGRCMGLCKMCCGRCAGCVPSGPFASKDECPCYRDMKSPKSGRPKCP